Proteins encoded within one genomic window of Amycolatopsis sp. 2-15:
- a CDS encoding MFS transporter has translation MTVALPDIGRDLGASFASLQWTVTGYTLSLASLILLAGGLGDRYGRKRIFLLGVAGFTFASVLCAAVPDVGTLIGARILQGIGGALMAPASMAILQSTIAPGDRPRAIGTWSGFAGIAGVLAPFVGGWLLSLGSWRWIFLINVPVAVIVLVVTMRHIPETRDDESSGMDWGGSALALVTLAAATYALTAIPANPGGPGALASALVAVAAGIGFVCYEQRTTSPMLPALLRKSRSFVSINVITFIVYGAFGVFSLIFTIALETVAGYSPAEAGSTLLPITIISLALSPSSGKLAARVGPRWQLTIGPVLCGAAALMALQIKPDTGYWSWVIPLECVFGLGTATMVAPLTSVALSSLPGGHVGVASAVNNAVARGAALLWIAALPPLVGLTGASYAQSEAFQPGYRLACVICAAALFVAGAVAAAVFRNHTPCDRRPLVARSLPHPLSRQLRGAKVVSTFSIPHRPDFWRRNL, from the coding sequence GTGACCGTCGCTCTTCCCGACATCGGCCGGGACTTGGGTGCGAGCTTCGCGTCCCTTCAGTGGACCGTGACCGGATACACCCTCAGCCTCGCCTCGCTCATCCTGCTGGCGGGTGGGCTCGGAGACCGGTACGGCCGCAAGCGGATCTTCCTCCTCGGCGTCGCCGGGTTCACGTTCGCCTCGGTCCTGTGCGCGGCTGTCCCCGACGTGGGCACGCTCATCGGTGCGCGAATTCTGCAAGGCATCGGTGGAGCGTTGATGGCACCGGCGAGCATGGCCATCCTGCAGTCGACGATCGCACCTGGTGATCGCCCGCGAGCGATCGGAACCTGGTCCGGGTTCGCCGGGATCGCGGGAGTTCTCGCCCCGTTCGTCGGCGGATGGCTGCTGTCGCTGGGTTCGTGGCGGTGGATCTTCCTGATCAACGTGCCCGTGGCGGTCATCGTGCTGGTGGTGACCATGCGCCACATTCCGGAGACCCGCGACGACGAGTCGTCCGGCATGGACTGGGGTGGCTCGGCGTTGGCCCTCGTGACCCTGGCCGCGGCGACCTACGCGTTGACCGCGATACCGGCGAACCCGGGCGGGCCGGGGGCGCTGGCGAGTGCGCTCGTGGCCGTCGCGGCGGGGATCGGGTTCGTGTGCTACGAACAGCGAACGACATCGCCGATGTTGCCGGCGCTGCTGAGGAAGTCCAGGTCGTTCGTCTCGATCAACGTGATCACGTTCATCGTCTACGGTGCGTTCGGCGTGTTCTCCCTGATCTTCACGATCGCCCTGGAGACCGTCGCCGGGTACAGCCCGGCCGAGGCCGGCAGCACTCTTCTGCCGATCACGATCATCAGCCTCGCGCTGTCTCCCTCCAGCGGTAAACTCGCTGCGCGGGTCGGGCCCCGCTGGCAACTGACCATCGGTCCCGTGTTGTGCGGCGCAGCGGCGCTGATGGCCTTGCAGATCAAGCCCGACACGGGTTACTGGAGTTGGGTGATCCCGCTCGAGTGCGTGTTCGGCCTCGGTACCGCCACGATGGTGGCACCTCTGACGTCTGTCGCGCTGTCGTCGCTACCGGGAGGCCACGTCGGCGTCGCGTCCGCGGTCAACAACGCTGTCGCGCGCGGTGCCGCCTTGCTGTGGATCGCGGCGCTTCCGCCGCTCGTCGGTCTCACCGGCGCTTCGTACGCCCAATCCGAGGCGTTCCAGCCCGGCTATCGCCTGGCTTGCGTGATCTGCGCTGCGGCGCTGTTTGTCGCCGGCGCGGTTGCCGCCGCGGTTTTCCGCAACCACACCCCCTGCGACCGGCGCCCTCTGGTCGCCCGTTCGTTGCCGCACCCGCTGTCCCGACAGCTGCGGGGCGCAAAAGTTGTTTCGACCTTCTCGATCCCTCACCGTCCGGACTTTTGGAGGAGGAACCTGTGA
- a CDS encoding WhiB family transcriptional regulator, whose translation MTDPILAAIRLRNTWLRLNNLTDWQTTAACRSEDPEVFFPSPTATPQIRHAKAICAACPVRLQCLYLALGNGLDHGIFGGFTEHERNSLLRRTAAVTANKSLAAQATSSCVAGRRRRPPRCP comes from the coding sequence TTGACTGATCCGATCCTCGCCGCAATCCGTCTTCGGAACACCTGGCTGCGTCTGAACAACCTGACCGATTGGCAGACCACCGCGGCCTGCCGATCCGAAGATCCCGAGGTGTTCTTCCCCTCCCCCACCGCTACGCCGCAAATCCGGCACGCCAAGGCCATCTGCGCAGCGTGCCCGGTCCGCTTGCAATGCCTGTACCTCGCCCTCGGCAACGGGCTCGACCACGGCATCTTCGGCGGGTTCACCGAACACGAACGCAACAGTCTCCTCCGGCGCACTGCCGCCGTCACAGCGAACAAGTCCCTGGCGGCGCAGGCCACTTCCTCGTGCGTCGCCGGCCGTCGGAGGCGACCGCCCCGCTGTCCCTGA
- a CDS encoding BBE domain-containing protein, whose amino-acid sequence MFGTERYPRLVEVKKAYDPINLFRLNHNIAAG is encoded by the coding sequence GTGTTCGGCACTGAGCGCTACCCGCGTTTGGTCGAGGTCAAGAAGGCCTACGATCCGATCAACCTGTTCCGGCTGAACCACAACATCGCCGCCGGATGA
- a CDS encoding DUF427 domain-containing protein, translated as MVKAVIGGTVIAQAERDDLISLEGNLYFPPAAIRQGSLQPSSTRYTCPWKGAARYYDVITDGSQTHDAAWCYPHPHQSAVDRVGTDFSGYVAFDSREADILD; from the coding sequence ATGGTGAAAGCCGTCATCGGGGGAACCGTGATCGCCCAGGCAGAACGGGACGACCTGATCTCCCTCGAAGGAAATCTCTACTTCCCCCCTGCGGCGATCCGGCAGGGAAGCCTCCAACCGAGCTCGACTCGATACACCTGTCCGTGGAAGGGCGCGGCCCGCTACTACGACGTCATCACCGACGGATCACAGACCCACGACGCGGCCTGGTGCTACCCCCACCCGCACCAGTCCGCGGTCGACCGCGTCGGAACGGATTTCTCCGGCTATGTGGCGTTCGACTCGCGAGAGGCGGACATCCTTGACTGA